A window of Pyrus communis chromosome 3, drPyrComm1.1, whole genome shotgun sequence genomic DNA:
AATCAGGGTGCATGCTTTTCGCAAATGATTTAGTGTTGATAGATTAAACGCAAGAGAGAGTAAATGCAAAGCTTAACCACCTTTGGAGGGAAATGTTGGAATCTAAGGTCTTCGTCTAAGTAGGTCAAAGACAAAGTATATGAAGTGCAAGCTCAGTGGAAATGGGGGTCCAAATGAGATAGGGGTGATGATTGAAGATCAGGAAATATCAAAGAGTGAATGCTttcattattttaatatattttgtaaaaGAACGGAGAATTTGATAGagatctcaaccatagaatacaattTGGATGAATGAAGCAGAAGAGTGCATCGGTTGTTTTGTGTGATCATCGCatgccactaaagctcaagaaatttttttataggaTGACAATAAGGCCAGCAATGTTTGATGACACAAAATGTTAGGCGGTCAAGTATCAACATGTGCAAAAGATAAGTGTAGCAGAAATAAGAATGATTCGTTGGATGTACGAATAcatgagaaataataaaattaagaacaaggatATCTGaggtaaaataaaaatgatcgCAATTGAACATAAGACGAGAACAAatcggttaaggtggtttgAACATATGAACCGAAAACTTACTGATGCCCATTAGGAAGTACGTGAGATAAAAACTCAGGGCAAAAGGAGTATAAGACGACCTAGAAGACTTGAAAGATAAGACTTAGCACAAAACCAAATGCAATGCcgttctaagattcatacaACACCCTCATCTAATATGATAcaactttgttgttgttatacTTGCTTATGCTGTTCTTATTTACTAATCTAGTAATCTTCAAAACCCATCTCCTATTTCTCTTAAGTAAATGAGAACCACAGAGtggaagaaaatatttttaatggatcagattttgtttatgtttgttAGTTTTTAGATTGGATTAAGTTGGATTTCTTCTGAGAGTGAAAAAGGATGATCGCAATAAGATACCGAAGGAAGAGAGTAAAGAGAGGAAAACCAGACCTGGTTTGACCGTTTGGGAGCTCCAGCCGGCAGGAAAATGATGAGACGCAGTCGAGGAGaacccaaataaaaaacaagttcAGAGAAGCAccatttatattttattctaaGGTGGCAAACTATGACATCATATCCCATTCGTTGAATTAGAATAATTCTGAAAGTAatattattcataccatgtttttatacaatATTTCTATATTATTTTACGTGATATCTTATGTAGACcatcacatcatttgaaaaatttgcaaaacctaagaaaagaaaggagataGACTCCTCGTATagcacaatcatcatttaattaactagtttttcatattattaatttattaaataatgaactaaatttaaaaatctgtttaattcaaatgatgtggctgtacAAGTCAAATATTACTTAAAGTGGTAtgaaaatattgtacaaaaatatggtataaatagTATTAGTCTAATACTTAGGGTTCTTTAGATATTTACATATACTaagaggtgtattcaattgtaattttgagggattttaattcttttaatgaatttagatgTATTCATTCAAAAATTTAAGTGATTATCTAAAATTCAATgtatattcaattagaattttaaaatagtttattaaaattcttaaaaatccgagtatatttaattaaaattttaaagaagtttataacattacaagtatattcaattagaatttgattttaaagaatttgacaaagttgaggaattagagaaaattggaaagattctataatgtattttaagcatATTCAAATCTCACATATCTCTAAGAGATTTTGaaagaattaaatcaaaattttacaagaaatctctacaaatcaattaaacttaaTAAAAGtttatgaatttataaatctattaaaatctcttaaatttctaattgaatatcggtcttaaatttgggttttctgACGGCCCTATTGATCTATAGTGTGCGGATAAAAATGCCCTGATGTCAATCATCGTGAGGTTTTGTGTTCAGTCTGTATCCTCCCCACTTTTGTTCCTTCCCGTACccttttttgcttttctttcgTTTTCTAAGCTCTCTATTTTTCTCCTTCTATTTTTCTCAACTCTTTGTTTCCTCAGTCATCCTTCTGTGGACGCAGCTTTTCTCGCTGCTTCCTTCCTTCATTTTCCCGCCGTCTCCCTGCTCGCCTATCTCCCAAAATCTTTTCAATTCCGCCAGCCGCAGCCACCACTCAGACTTCCCCCAAAGGTAATTTCTCCTCCCTCCCTACCAGTCGTATTTAAATATGGatttcatacgtatatatatatatttagttctgttatgttttctttgttgtttttctgaTTTTCTAGGTTTTGTTTGCAGCCTCTAAAGCCGCCGTTATTGAAGCCACCTGTAATCCTTTGAACTGTTGTTTAAGCCATTTAGGGTAAgcaatttcatatttataaaACTGATTTGGGATTTACGATGTAGGGCTTTTGAATTAGGGTTCGAATTAGAGATTTACAACTtggggaattttttttatttagggttttaattttgagaaattaGTAGGGAGAACGGCAATATATAGGATGTTAAAGTAGTTacttcttcctttctctctgTTTTGAGATTATACTCTTTGAGCAGAAATACAATCCTCTGTATTGGAGGTATTCTTTGTACAGATATGACAACAACTTGGCTGCTGCACCGTCTCTTGCCACTCGAGGGTAAGGTCCAGTTGCTTAGGTAGTTGATCGTAAAGCTATGATCAGACGTTGAGTTTATTTTTGATCGAGGAATTTGAAAGCatctttatctgtttcttttatTGTGTTCTGATTCgattaaattttaggttctGGAAATTAtaagctagtttttattttgatacaGCAATTTGGTTGCCTGTTGTGTTTATGATGGTTCTAACAAATTGGTTTTTAATGACACCAACAGCCTTGCCTTCCTCCCCAGCTACTACATGGATCCTATGAACAGACTTGGAAGCAAAACTTTCAATCAGATTACCAAGAGTTGACTCCAGTTTTGCATGCAATTGGTTGCTGACTTTTCCAATTTCGCTGGTCGTCGTGATGGTGCTCATGAAGTCCCTAACAGTGAGCTTGCTGAAAGAAATTGTTACACAAATTAAGTGGCCCATCAAAATGATTTTCGTCTGTCAAGTGATCAAGGCGagcactgtttttttttctttgacagAAATCAGTGTAAGAagatttataatattttaaaacattatttGAGAATTCTGgcatttgaattgaattggtattgattttttttcatatttttttcattgatttttattttatataacaatgtcatttgtactTTCCGCACATTTCTACCAACACATCCATTGCTGGTCACTGAAGCTGATACCGAAGTGTTCAAAGCAAACTAGAAGGGATCTGATTTCGAGAAGAAGGATTTGATTTATCTTTACGGCCAGTGCAAGGGGAATATGAATAGGTATTAGCTTTATTTATCACTGCATTTATCTTTTTGGTCATTTGGATTCCTGTTTCTGTTTGATACTTGCAGACTGTTCTATTCAATGATAGGTTGTGATGCTAAACTCGATTCATACCGTTTCAAGGAAATTCTTGTGAGGCAATAGCTACAAGTGCGCATATGTTTATTAAGCTTCAAGTTCATAGTGAAAATTCTGggattttggttcatgttttaaTTTTAGGTGCTTGGATAtaatgtttatatttatgtgATTGAAGGGTTACATGGGTTTCGAATTATTCATTGAACATAGTCATTTTAGTTTCAGTTATTACATTGCATTTGCTCATTCCATGGATTATATCTTTATGGTTCTAACAAATCTGAACTTATTGTCAAAATATGAATTCATTCTTTTAAATCCTTATTATATCCAAATGAAGTCAATTTCAGTCCTTCTACCACAAATTTAAGTCAGTGTTACTGGGAATCATCTTTTTCTGAGTTCAGTCCTGGCTTGCAAACCATGGCCGATTGGTTCTTAAAGATATTTAAAATAGAACCACAGGTGATAAGATTCACTATGAATGttagcaaggttctaaaaaacgctaggcgctagtcgggtggCAGGCTAGCACCTAGTGTCTAGGCGGTTAGACGGGGTCTAGGCGGCCTAggtggatttaggtaaatttcttgtatatcttataaataagtgtatattaacacataaaaaataaaattatacttgtatgaaatccatgaataagataataaaagaatgataaaatacaaaaagagtatcaaacaagttcaaaatttaaaaatacatttaagtatatatgccatataacttaagacattttaaatgattatatctaatttttcaaaaataaaagtaaaaatccTAAGTAGTGGGTTGGGTGGTTCATAATAAAACTACTAGGAAGCCATGCTAGGCATTCCTTAACCAAACCATGCACATTGGTATCATCTCCAAAatcctcttttttatttatgattttatttgagTTGGTGTCCCGCTTTGAACTTTGGATCACCAAAACCGATCAGACACCTATATAGCCATTGATTCATGGGGTTTTTTGAAATGggtccaaagtaactaaaaattggacctatttcaaaagtcaaaagtcactaaaaattggacatATTTCAAAAGATagtctataaaattggacctatttcaaattttcccttgaTTCATTTGAAAGTTGAGCTACGCCTTGAAAAACATGACTTTTGTGCCTTTGATGTCCTTCCAGATTGCATGTGTCCTTCAATGTcagatattttttattttttttattaatttacaaaGACACCTATTAATGTTTTCGTGCCCTCTAGTTTAagatatttaaataaaaaatagattttCGTGTTCATTTACACTTCTTCTCCTCAATCTTCACGCCTCACTCCCTCTTCTTAATTCCTCTCCCTCTCAATCCTCCCGCCTCTCCTCTGACCTCTTTCCCTTTCCCAATCCAACCAAACCTCTCCCACTTtacttttttttccaaatttttcttatttccttatctctctctctctctggattCTTCGAGGAGGTCTTGCCGCATCTCACTTCCTGGTCACAAATCTCGACTTTCCTTCTCTAATAATCGATGGACCTTCTTTTcgtttcctcttctttttttttccgttttccCTCTGTAAAttctcccccttttttttttgtttcctcttcTTCTGTTTTGAGCTGTAAGTTTCTCTTTTTCGATGGATTTCAAAGAGAGGGAGTTGCGACAGCTAAGAAAGTCGTGGCGCACAAAGAGGGAGTCGAAGCGAAATTTCTTCCCAGGAAACCATTTCGCTCCGTCCAGGCCACCTAAGAGCGCCTAAGCGGACGCCTAACAGCTCCCTGATTTTTCTTAATGATTCGGACCTAATCGGATCGACACACCTACGCCCAACGCCTAGGCgcatttttagaacattgaatGTTAGATCAGATGGCCCCTTTAGTTAGCCCCTCAAGCCTTACTACATGGTAATTTACCTatgatatatgcaaataatattctcatattttgttGGTATTTTACCTATAATgcaagtaggtaaattaataggAAGTAGGTAAATTATGTACGTGATGCCaatttacctacattttttATGTGAACCAAATATTCTAGACTGTATATGTAAATAATTTACCTGTagttggttcttttctttttcattgtcctaaaattaatttacctgcAATTTTATCtccattaatttatatatttttaccttgacaacaaatttttttttatatatttttaaagtaCAATAATTGCCTATATGTAAGGCCATTTCCAACTGAAGGCTGGTCAGatgactcgttttagccctctagccctccaagaaattaatattttaatgaacagtacatggtcATATTTGTCTCCATCTCTAATCGAGGGCCAAAAGGCTATAGGACTCGTTTTAGTTCTGttacaaaaaaccgtctccaacaaagggccaaatataatttattatttaaaaacgacaacttaaattcaaatccaaccgTTAAGTGACGTCagttagccgttggatttgaaattttcttttgctataaatagggtggatattgggctataattcacacaactttgaattcaatctatttcaattcaagtttgcaatgaattccaactttggatcctcttcggattccaactgggggtcctcatccaattccaaattggaagcaaaatgggcGTAAATGAGACGAAaagatgaggagtctgatgaaAAAGTTAAAGTAAggcgcaacaaacaaaacagagtAGCAACCATGGCTGCGGCCATGATGTGTCagccaactgaggaacaacctcaatggggtggctctattgctggtcgctcttacaaaccacgaaacagagCGATGTCGCATGCCAATCTAATGAACTACTTTAACCCCAACTTGGTGTACACATAAGAGGATTTCAGACATCGCTTTCGGATGAGGCGTCATGTCTTCGAGCATTTACTTCGTGATGTCCAGCAGGTCAATCCATACTTTTGACAGAAGCGGGACAGAGTAGGCCGTCCTGGTTTCTCACCTTATCAGAAGGTTACTGTTGCACTCCGAATGATGACCTATGGCTTCCCAGCTGATTCGATGGATGAAACCCatggtatgtctgagtctacatgccttgatactcttgaacaattctgtgacacaattgttcagGTTTACAAAGACGAGTACCTCCACGAGCCAAATAAAAAAGATCTGAATCGGCTTCTTTGCAAAGCTGAAACCGTGGGTTTCCGGGCATGATATGGTCATTAGACTGCATACATTGGGATTGGAATAACTGTCCCACCGAATGGCATTGAGGCTTTAGCGGAAGATCGAGAAAGCCAAATTttgtgttagaggcggttgcctcatatgacacatggatctggcatgctttctttgtAGTCCCtagatcccaaaatgacattacagttcttgggcgttcacccctcttcaataacTTTTCTAcgtcattcctagggtttggaattgcttggacaagtgttgCCCACTTTTGGTAGATgccatctgccaagtaataccccatattgtattaacggttgttgatgtagtagtcaagttgaggtgctttacctttcgtcaagttattgaagaggggtgaacgcccaagaactataatgtcattttgggatccatggactccaaagaaagcatgtcaGATCCATGTGTCATATGAGGCAACTGCCTCTAACACAACAGTTGACTTTCTCGACCTTCTGCTAAAGCCTCCTTGCCATCCGGTGGGACAGTTCTTCCAATCCTaatgcatgcagtctaatgaccctatcatgcctGGAAACCCACGGTCTTCAACTTTGCGAATGAGCCGAAtcagatcttcttgatttggctcacaaaggtactcgtctttgtaaacttgaacaattgtgtcacagaattgttcaagagtatcaaggcatgtagactcagacataccGTGGGTTTCATCCATTGAATCAACTGGGGagccataggccatcattcggagtgcaacagtaaccttctgatgaggtgaaAAATCAGGGCGGCTTGCTCTGTCCCGCTTctgtcgaaagtatggattgatCTGCTGGACATCATGAAGTAAACGTTCGAAGACATGACGCCTCATCCAGAAGCGACGTCTGAAATCTAAGCAAAAAACTTATGTCAATGGGTTTTATTCAAGcaatagggccaaacataatttattatttaaaaactacaacttaaatttaaatccaacggctaagtgatgttagctagccgttggatttgaatttttcttttgctataaatagggtggatattgggctataattcacacaactttgaattcaatctatttcaattcaagtttgcaatgaattccaactgggggtcttcatccaattccaaattggaagctaaatgggcgcaaatgagacgagaagatgaggagtctgatgaagaagttcaagtaaggTGCAACAAACAAAATAGAGCAGCAGCCATGGTGTGTCAAccaactgaggaacaacctTAATGGGATGGCTCTATTGCTGGTCGCTtttacaaaccacgaaacagagcgatgtcgcatgccaatctgataaactacttcaaccccaactcagTGTACACGGAAAAGGATTTCAGATGTCACTTCCAGATGAAGCGTCATGTCTTTGAGCGTTTACTTCGTGATGTCCAGCAGatcaatccatactttcgacagAAGCAAGACAGAGCAGGCTgccctggtttctcacctcatcaaaAGGTTTTTGTTGCAAAAAgttatgtttggccctttggTCTAGTCAATGGATTTTATTCAAGCAAAAAACTTATGTCAGGTTTTATGCGGAAAAAAATGAGTTTGAAGAgttaaaatcatatttttagtaATGCTTAACGTggccaaaataaaataaaaaaaggtctgAGATGCTAAAAAAGAgtctttttttatcattttatgaTCGTTTATAGATTATTTCTTAAAGAAATTAATTCTATTCAAAGTCTAGTTATCTAAATATGTCGAACAAATCAACAATTTTGATAACAAGTATTATGTATTCTCGTTGTtaaattatcaatattttttttttatgtgattcATATGGATGCTTAACAACAAATAATTtctaaattgaatgatttttctaGAGATAATTTTGAGaggatgataaaaaaaaattaaaaaaaagagtagTTTTGATTATGACTTCTGTAAGGTTAAATAATATCACGCATCGGGGAAGGAAGAGTTTCCTCCTTCCCAAGTTCAAGGGATATATTAGCCTTATAattataacaaagaaaacatgGCACGTCACCCATTCGCTCAAGACACAAGAATTCTACTATGTAACCATTGTATTAGGTTTGTTAGCCAATTCAATTTGACATCCATCTAGAAAGCTTGGAAAATATTTGTACGTACTACTTTCACTTTCTTATTTGGCTAGTACCACGACATATCAATATTGCGCATAAAAGAGTTTTTTTGTCAATTCGTGAAATCAGAAAGGAGGGCAGAGAATCTTCACTGTTTGGGGCTTTAATTCGTGCCTTCATTGTAGCTTGGACGGCGTTCACCAGCCTCTTCATATGGCTTTTTGCACGTTTCTCACACAAGGCGCTAATTGTTGgtgcaaaaaaaattggacCCAATTCTTCACCAACAAGTAATCACATAAACACATTGAAAAGCTCTAGACACCATCTTTGATTACGACTTGTGAGTGCGAAGGAagtacctgaaaaaaaaaacacttcgaCACTCAAATTGATGAGTACTTAAAATGATTGTAGGAGAACTTTTAGAATAATTTCCCATCTTCTTTCTCCTAGGTGCGTTAGTTGACATTTATATATAGTTTTGAAGTGTTGGGCTCCAAGGTTCACTTCCCTTggtttttctccataactcTTTGGATAATCCACAATGACATGTTAGTGGGTTAATGCAACATCTCTTTAGCATGATTGTAGCTCCACATCCCTGATTTTTTATTAGTAGAAGATTGATTTCTTGAGGGAAAAAAACTATGCTCCCACGGGCCTAAGTAGAATCATACCTTCAAGATTACTTTGCTATCAAATACATGAGACTTCATAGGTTAACTCTTGATATTCTAATAATTCAAGTAATTGGCATTATAGCATATTACGGCATCAGAAATTGCAAGGCTTCTTACCActcttggtacatttgatcaaCTGGACAGCAATTTTCCTTTGTTCTCTTGTGGCATCTCTTATATCTTTTGCAAAATATAACATGCACCACGCTTAAACCAGATACTTTATCTTTCAGAGGAAATCATGACAGTTCTAAGTGCATAATAAAGGCAAATGAGCAATGAGCAAAACTTGTTCTGCCATGCAATACGAGTAAAGGAAAGCAAGCAAGTAAACTAAAGTAACTCTACTATCACCTATCATATGCAGTGATCAGTAATCTGCAGCTAGATATCTTAGAAAAGATGTACACCTAAAATGCTATCGTAATGTTCTTGAAATTGAGTTTGGCTTGCAAAATGCATTAGAAGTTGGATATAGAAGCTACAGGAAATTGTAGATCAATTCCAAAAGGTTGGCACTAGAAAACAACAAATCAACAACTGAACTCACTCTATTGAGTTAAAATCATGAGTAACGGCTCTAAGTGGTTACATGAGGTTATATAATGTGAGATCCACGGCATAGTGCAGTATCAACTTAGAGAGTTGGAAAATGAAAACCGGAATATATTTGAATGAGACTGAGACGGGAAGAAAGTTGcacatttaaaataaaataattattctTACAATGGGGCAATCAGGAATTCTAGGATCACTAATCACAAAGTTCTTTTCAATGCGTTCCAATGTGGTTGCCAAGTCAATTCCTTGACATACATCCCTTTCTCTTTCAGCACGGTCCCAATTGTCAGAGGGCTCTCTATCTATGGTCGTCAAAACGTAGGTTCTTTTTCATGCCTGCTTGCAGAGCTTAGAGACCTTGTTATGAATCTGCAGGAGAACGTCAAACACCTGATCAAAATGGTGCTCTAACTAACTTCAAATGCGacttttaaatataaaatacaaGGGAATATAGCATTAAAACACTCTGGTGAAACTATTACAATTTGGATTTGAAAATAGAATGTACTCACCCCATAGAGGAAGCACGTCCTGACTTTCTAGATATTTTGCCCGCATCAATAGGAGAGCTCATGCTGCGAAACCTATCGCCTTTCACATCCGATTGAGGAGTTTTTCTACCAGGCATAAGCATAT
This region includes:
- the LOC137728313 gene encoding uncharacterized protein, which encodes MRRHVFERLLHDVQQINPYFRQKRDRASRPDFSPHQKVTVALRMMAYGSPVDSMDETHGMSESTCLDTLEQFCDTIVQVYKDEYLCEPNQEDLIRLIRKVEDRGFPGMIGSLDCMH